One part of the Dyadobacter sp. 676 genome encodes these proteins:
- the def gene encoding peptide deformylase — protein sequence MILPIVKFGNPVLRRICGPADPESPELKELISHMWETMYDVGGCGLAAPQVNVPIRLFVVDSIPTYLQMDETGRKACFGDDQGTKEVFINPLITSRSERQWRDEEGCLSIPGITLRITRPWSVTVRYLDDRLCEHIRTFSGTTARMIQHEYDHIEGKLLPDYLDAGRRLLLKNKLDKIMKGL from the coding sequence ATGATATTGCCTATTGTCAAATTCGGCAACCCGGTGCTAAGGCGCATCTGCGGTCCCGCCGATCCGGAAAGTCCGGAGCTGAAAGAGCTGATCTCCCATATGTGGGAAACTATGTACGACGTCGGCGGTTGCGGCCTGGCGGCGCCGCAGGTGAACGTGCCCATTCGCCTTTTCGTTGTCGACAGCATCCCTACCTATTTGCAAATGGATGAGACCGGGCGGAAAGCGTGTTTCGGCGATGATCAGGGCACGAAGGAAGTATTCATCAATCCGCTTATAACCAGTCGCTCGGAACGGCAATGGCGCGATGAAGAGGGTTGCCTGAGCATTCCGGGCATTACGTTGCGCATTACCAGGCCCTGGTCGGTGACGGTCCGCTACCTGGACGACCGGTTGTGTGAGCATATCCGCACATTTTCGGGAACCACCGCGCGTATGATCCAGCACGAATACGACCACATCGAAGGAAAGCTGCTACCCGATTATCTGGATGCGGGCAGGAGACTTTTGCTGAAAAACAAGCTGGATAAAATCATGAAAGGGCTTTAA
- a CDS encoding TraB/GumN family protein: MTKRFLLAALLLLQTAPLPAQENYPVLWEISGNGIKKPSYLFGTIHVAPISLLDSFPQIMRIAERCDFALFENGGSPIGTVPVRPEVGQPPLDSIFTPEEYAVVDSFFTASPHGSIRPHNDDADLLAMLQVAITMNESNANAQYDVFDHLLRFKLYNLNKPIFQLDVVEDIEEIKNRMGYRNVAKMLAVVITSKSTLKEIIPQESRNHEMYFKKLRYPLNLHQEPDENIAFATVKRNADWLPKIETQIKNGSCFIAVGLEHLRFRTGLVQLLKKQGYTLKPVNP; the protein is encoded by the coding sequence ATGACGAAGAGATTCCTGCTTGCCGCCCTTTTGTTACTGCAAACGGCGCCGCTTCCGGCGCAGGAAAACTATCCGGTATTGTGGGAAATCAGCGGGAACGGTATCAAAAAGCCCTCTTATCTGTTTGGCACCATACATGTTGCGCCGATCTCGTTGCTGGACAGTTTTCCTCAGATAATGCGCATCGCGGAGCGCTGCGATTTTGCATTGTTCGAAAATGGCGGCTCTCCAATCGGCACCGTACCGGTTCGGCCGGAGGTCGGTCAGCCACCCCTGGATTCGATTTTCACACCGGAAGAATACGCGGTTGTCGACAGTTTTTTTACCGCCTCGCCTCACGGCAGCATCCGCCCGCATAACGACGACGCCGATTTGTTAGCCATGTTGCAAGTGGCGATTACGATGAACGAAAGTAATGCGAATGCTCAATACGATGTATTCGATCATCTTTTGCGTTTCAAACTATATAATTTAAACAAACCCATTTTTCAACTGGATGTCGTGGAGGATATTGAAGAGATAAAAAACCGGATGGGTTACCGGAATGTCGCAAAGATGCTGGCGGTTGTTATTACCTCCAAATCGACGTTAAAGGAAATAATTCCGCAAGAATCCAGAAACCACGAAATGTATTTCAAAAAGTTGAGATATCCGTTAAATCTTCATCAGGAACCTGATGAAAATATCGCGTTCGCAACCGTGAAAAGGAACGCGGACTGGCTACCGAAAATCGAAACACAAATAAAGAACGGGAGCTGTTTTATCGCGGTCGGACTGGAACATTTGCGGTTTCGGACTGGCCTTGTCCAGCTATTGAAAAAGCAAGGGTACACGTTAAAACCGGTTAATCCCTGA
- a CDS encoding GtrA family protein: MPDQLFNRRDLIAYFIVAATGALSNLLVATLLQEWFTISYKTALFTGYWFSFVVGYFLTRLFAFNARNTTQTRRQIVKFTLVSVLSCLITVYGSAILYDISKSWPGTFVFVIPFSVKEVNLNKLFSQIAAMGVSFFKQCAARITFGRVGWRGKGNLFARIAVFRLYLPIE, translated from the coding sequence ATGCCCGACCAACTCTTCAACCGCCGTGACCTCATTGCGTATTTTATCGTCGCCGCAACGGGCGCGCTATCCAATTTGCTCGTTGCCACGTTATTACAGGAATGGTTTACTATTTCCTATAAGACGGCATTGTTTACAGGTTACTGGTTTTCTTTCGTCGTCGGTTATTTTTTGACAAGATTATTTGCATTCAATGCCCGAAATACCACACAAACCAGACGGCAGATCGTCAAGTTTACATTGGTTTCTGTTCTTTCTTGCCTGATTACGGTTTACGGCTCCGCTATTTTATATGATATTTCGAAATCCTGGCCGGGTACATTTGTTTTTGTAATTCCTTTCTCGGTGAAGGAAGTTAATTTGAATAAATTGTTTTCTCAGATCGCCGCAATGGGCGTAAGCTTTTTTAAGCAATGCGCCGCCCGCATCACTTTTGGCAGGGTAGGGTGGCGCGGCAAGGGAAATCTTTTTGCACGGATCGCGGTCTTCCGACTATATTTACCCATCGAATAA
- a CDS encoding substrate-binding domain-containing protein, with amino-acid sequence MIPDVSEETDFWSAPLNGIRRAEAEMKQYGVQVQVFLFDLNDKDSFAEQIRHVFEGDFHGILISPSFIEETKAFAAECGRRKIPYVFIDSDIPGLHSLAYIGPHLRKSGYVGAKLLTYRLEPEKKVLIINISKEIDNFNYLEIEDGFRAYFNDNAQPNEIVRIDIRETDYQSVARHLTYVFHLNKDIGAAFVTNSRVHTVASFLKNSHRTHVSLIGYDFVKENVDYLENNVIDFLICHRPDDQGYRGMMALYQTLVVNAPVTRQNYMPIDIVTKENYEFYQN; translated from the coding sequence TTGATCCCCGACGTGTCGGAAGAAACGGACTTCTGGTCGGCGCCGCTGAACGGGATCCGGCGTGCGGAGGCCGAAATGAAGCAATATGGCGTGCAGGTGCAGGTTTTCCTTTTCGATCTGAACGACAAGGATTCGTTTGCGGAACAGATCCGGCATGTTTTCGAAGGAGATTTTCATGGTATATTGATTTCTCCCTCATTTATCGAAGAAACCAAGGCGTTCGCGGCGGAGTGTGGCCGCCGCAAAATTCCGTATGTTTTCATCGACTCGGATATTCCCGGTTTGCATAGCCTCGCTTACATAGGCCCGCACCTGCGGAAGAGCGGGTATGTAGGTGCGAAGCTGCTGACTTACCGGCTGGAACCCGAAAAGAAAGTGCTGATCATCAATATTTCGAAGGAAATCGACAATTTCAATTACCTCGAAATAGAGGACGGTTTCAGGGCCTATTTTAACGACAATGCCCAACCGAACGAAATCGTGAGGATCGATATCCGCGAAACCGATTATCAATCGGTGGCACGGCACCTGACCTACGTTTTTCATTTAAACAAGGACATCGGCGCCGCGTTTGTGACCAACTCCCGTGTGCATACCGTTGCTTCGTTCCTCAAAAACAGCCACCGCACGCATGTTTCCCTGATCGGCTACGATTTCGTGAAGGAGAATGTGGATTACCTCGAAAACAATGTGATCGATTTCCTGATCTGCCACCGCCCCGACGACCAGGGGTACCGCGGCATGATGGCGCTTTACCAGACACTCGTCGTGAATGCGCCCGTCACGAGGCAGAACTACATGCCGATAGACATTGTGACGAAGGAGAACTATGAGTTTTACCAAAACTGA
- a CDS encoding Nramp family divalent metal transporter, with protein sequence MITAALVFGPSKMTITSKMGAIYGYSLLWLVVVAIFFMAVFTGMATRIGVATEQSLLSTVRLKWGKPAAVAMGIGVFLVASSFQAGNSVGVGIAAGELFHTSPVPWILFFNALAICLLFFRSFYSVLEKTMIFLIVLMLLSFITTLFWAKPDGAEMGRGLVSPQVPDGSLGLIIAFTASCFSIVGALYQSYLVQERIRINPGVRKGRNDSNTGILLLGVMCMIVIVCAAAILKPKGIQVNSASDMARALEPLFGSNASAVFLVGLFGAAFSSVIGNASVGGTLLGDALGMGSNFSSRQVRYLVATVMVIGAFVAIRFGKLPLELIVFAQSVTIFVVPFIGTVMYLVANDKSIMGERANKPFVKISAGLGLLVIFALALVNVKELFFNNPLFK encoded by the coding sequence ATGATTACTGCGGCCCTCGTTTTTGGTCCCAGCAAAATGACAATCACTTCAAAAATGGGGGCCATATACGGCTATTCCTTGCTTTGGCTTGTGGTGGTTGCCATTTTCTTCATGGCTGTATTCACGGGTATGGCTACACGCATCGGCGTTGCCACCGAGCAGTCGTTGCTATCGACCGTCCGCTTGAAATGGGGCAAACCCGCCGCCGTAGCAATGGGCATCGGCGTATTCCTGGTGGCATCGTCGTTTCAGGCCGGTAACTCCGTCGGGGTCGGGATCGCGGCGGGCGAGCTTTTTCATACGTCGCCGGTGCCTTGGATATTGTTTTTCAATGCGCTCGCTATCTGCCTGCTTTTTTTCAGAAGCTTTTATTCGGTTCTTGAAAAGACGATGATCTTTCTGATCGTTCTGATGCTGCTTTCCTTTATTACGACACTGTTTTGGGCAAAACCCGACGGTGCGGAGATGGGCAGGGGGCTTGTATCGCCGCAAGTGCCCGACGGATCGCTGGGCCTTATCATTGCATTCACTGCTTCCTGTTTCTCCATCGTGGGCGCATTATACCAGTCGTATCTGGTCCAGGAGCGTATCCGGATCAACCCGGGGGTCCGGAAAGGGCGGAACGACAGCAATACGGGCATCCTCCTGCTGGGCGTCATGTGTATGATCGTCATCGTGTGCGCGGCGGCGATCCTGAAACCGAAAGGAATACAGGTAAACTCGGCCTCGGATATGGCCCGGGCGCTCGAACCGCTGTTTGGAAGCAATGCGTCGGCCGTTTTCCTGGTAGGGCTTTTCGGGGCTGCGTTTTCGTCGGTGATAGGAAATGCGTCTGTGGGCGGCACGCTGCTTGGCGACGCGCTGGGAATGGGTAGTAACTTTTCCTCAAGACAGGTACGCTATCTGGTGGCGACGGTGATGGTCATCGGAGCGTTTGTAGCGATCCGCTTCGGAAAACTGCCGCTTGAACTCATCGTTTTTGCCCAGAGCGTCACAATTTTCGTAGTGCCCTTTATCGGTACGGTAATGTACCTGGTGGCCAATGACAAGTCGATTATGGGCGAAAGAGCCAACAAGCCTTTTGTGAAAATTTCGGCGGGGCTGGGGCTGCTCGTCATTTTCGCCCTCGCCCTGGTCAATGTCAAAGAATTATTTTTTAACAATCCCCTTTTTAAATAG
- a CDS encoding PQQ-dependent sugar dehydrogenase yields the protein MNFFRSAPVWLAAVSAYIVVAFTTTERAVVHRRAVPDSLRSPVHVHVVASGLDVPWEIVWGPDNWIWYTGQSGTIGRIDPRTGENKLLVKIEEVYRHRSLGLLGMALHPDFAGNPYVYVDYTCKKDSVITTKLVRFTYRGERLTNPLTMLEIPAHTGHNGSRIVISPDRKLMFATGDAITITNAQDKGSLNGKVLRMNLDGSVPADNPIRGSYVWSWGHRNIQGLAYGANGILYSSEHGDAVEDELNIIRKGHNYGWPKVEGFCDQPNERAFRDSVEATDPVKSWTPTIAPAGIAVYKGKHFPEWKGAILLTTLKEADLRVLKPDAEGTRIVSEHIPIDGTYGRLRAVCVGPDGSIYVSTSNRDWNPGSGFPKPEDDRILRITRGTKADLAVQNPKGETDSGETGRGALLYRQYCASCHKPDGKGVAGTFPTLHGTEQVRDKARFVQIILKGLSGKIRVNGEEFDQHMPAMGFLADESIAEIGTYVRQTFNRDLDPVRVQDVAEMRGK from the coding sequence ATGAATTTCTTCCGCTCTGCACCGGTCTGGCTGGCTGCGGTTTCCGCATATATCGTCGTTGCTTTCACGACGACGGAAAGGGCAGTTGTACACCGACGCGCCGTTCCCGATTCTTTGCGGAGTCCCGTGCACGTGCACGTAGTCGCTTCCGGGCTGGATGTGCCGTGGGAAATCGTTTGGGGGCCCGACAACTGGATTTGGTATACCGGGCAAAGCGGCACCATAGGCAGGATCGATCCCCGGACAGGGGAGAACAAGTTGCTGGTCAAAATCGAAGAGGTGTACCGCCACCGGTCGCTCGGCTTGCTGGGGATGGCGCTACATCCGGATTTTGCCGGAAACCCTTACGTGTATGTCGATTACACTTGCAAAAAAGATTCCGTCATCACCACGAAGCTGGTGCGCTTCACGTATCGCGGGGAGCGCCTGACGAACCCGTTGACAATGCTGGAAATCCCTGCGCACACCGGCCATAATGGTTCCCGGATCGTGATCTCGCCCGATCGGAAGCTGATGTTTGCTACCGGCGATGCAATTACGATAACGAATGCACAGGATAAGGGCTCATTAAACGGGAAGGTGTTGAGAATGAACCTCGACGGGAGCGTCCCGGCCGACAACCCGATCAGGGGAAGTTACGTCTGGTCGTGGGGGCACAGGAACATTCAGGGGCTTGCTTACGGTGCAAACGGCATTTTGTACAGCTCCGAACATGGTGACGCGGTCGAAGACGAACTGAACATTATTCGCAAAGGCCATAATTACGGCTGGCCGAAAGTGGAAGGTTTTTGTGACCAGCCGAACGAAAGAGCGTTCCGCGACTCGGTGGAAGCGACGGACCCTGTGAAGTCATGGACACCGACAATCGCCCCGGCAGGAATAGCCGTTTACAAAGGCAAACATTTTCCTGAATGGAAAGGCGCTATTTTGCTCACCACATTGAAAGAGGCGGATTTACGGGTGCTGAAACCCGATGCGGAGGGCACGCGCATCGTTTCGGAACACATTCCCATAGACGGTACCTACGGCCGCCTGCGCGCGGTATGCGTAGGGCCCGACGGCAGCATTTACGTTTCCACCAGTAACCGGGACTGGAACCCCGGCAGCGGTTTCCCGAAACCGGAAGACGACCGTATTCTACGCATTACCCGAGGGACGAAAGCCGATTTGGCCGTTCAAAACCCAAAAGGCGAAACGGATTCCGGCGAGACGGGGAGAGGTGCCCTGCTGTACCGCCAGTACTGCGCCTCTTGCCATAAACCCGACGGAAAAGGCGTGGCGGGTACCTTCCCGACGCTGCACGGCACCGAGCAGGTCAGGGACAAAGCCCGGTTCGTGCAAATCATACTGAAAGGCCTTTCGGGAAAAATCAGGGTCAACGGCGAAGAGTTCGATCAGCATATGCCCGCAATGGGCTTTCTGGCCGACGAGTCGATCGCCGAGATCGGGACTTACGTGCGGCAGACGTTCAACCGGGATCTCGACCCGGTACGGGTTCAGGATGTCGCTGAAATGAGAGGGAAATAG
- a CDS encoding SusC/RagA family TonB-linked outer membrane protein produces the protein MITMKFYLKRPLLAIMLVLALCMSGRLQAQDTGDVSGTVVDSVGNAGLPGVSVVIKGTSKGVTTDVDGKFRLPASAGDVLTFSFIGYKKVEVPVGNQSVIRVVMQQDNTVLDELVVVGYGTVKKSSVTASVAKVENTVLDQIPVGRPESVLAGRLAGVNVTQNNTSPGSAPLIRIRGASSIDAGNDPLVVIDGFPGGSLGSVSTNDIESIEVLKDASAAAIYGSRGAGGVIIVTTKKGKSGKARFNFNAYAGVANAKGHKDWITGQEYYDYAVRYQNREYKWIGGDTGIPVWNDARRPNAYQVSDVLKNGNNVIWEDAVLQSAAIQNYNLSVGGGNDHVRYYVSGTLKDEQGTLKNTWYKNYGLRANVDVTVNSVVSLGFMLNPSYSKRRFASTDINNYVKFPSFVAVRNPDGTYPNARSYWGGGRKRPDQPHGDARRQPLLRHDDQ, from the coding sequence ATGATCACAATGAAGTTTTACCTGAAACGGCCTCTGCTGGCGATAATGCTGGTGCTGGCCTTATGTATGTCGGGCCGGTTACAGGCCCAGGACACCGGCGACGTATCCGGGACGGTAGTGGACAGCGTCGGTAATGCTGGCCTGCCCGGCGTGAGTGTCGTGATTAAAGGCACCAGCAAAGGGGTTACCACCGATGTGGACGGAAAATTCAGGTTACCGGCGTCGGCCGGGGATGTCCTGACATTCTCGTTCATCGGCTACAAAAAGGTAGAAGTGCCGGTAGGCAACCAATCTGTGATCAGGGTGGTAATGCAGCAGGATAATACGGTACTCGACGAACTGGTGGTGGTAGGTTACGGGACGGTTAAAAAGAGTTCCGTAACCGCCTCGGTGGCCAAGGTCGAGAATACGGTGCTGGATCAGATTCCTGTGGGCCGGCCGGAATCCGTGCTGGCGGGGCGGCTTGCGGGGGTTAATGTGACGCAGAACAACACCTCGCCGGGCAGTGCGCCATTGATCCGCATCCGGGGAGCGAGCTCAATCGACGCTGGTAATGACCCGCTCGTCGTAATCGACGGGTTTCCGGGCGGTAGCCTGGGGAGCGTGAGTACCAACGATATCGAATCGATAGAGGTATTGAAGGACGCTTCGGCTGCCGCGATCTACGGCTCGCGCGGTGCGGGCGGGGTAATCATCGTTACGACCAAAAAGGGGAAATCGGGTAAGGCCAGATTCAATTTCAATGCCTACGCCGGGGTAGCGAATGCAAAAGGACATAAAGACTGGATCACCGGTCAGGAGTATTACGATTACGCCGTGCGTTACCAGAACCGCGAATACAAGTGGATCGGCGGCGATACCGGCATTCCCGTGTGGAACGACGCACGCCGCCCCAATGCCTACCAGGTAAGCGATGTTTTGAAAAACGGCAACAATGTGATTTGGGAAGACGCCGTATTGCAAAGCGCCGCAATCCAGAATTATAACCTTTCGGTAGGTGGTGGAAATGATCACGTAAGATATTACGTATCAGGTACATTGAAAGACGAGCAGGGAACTTTGAAAAACACCTGGTACAAAAACTACGGCCTGCGTGCAAACGTGGACGTCACGGTGAATTCCGTGGTGAGCCTTGGTTTTATGCTAAACCCGTCTTATTCCAAACGTCGCTTCGCTTCGACCGATATCAATAACTATGTGAAGTTCCCGAGTTTCGTGGCCGTACGGAACCCCGACGGCACTTATCCCAATGCGCGTTCCTACTGGGGGGGCGGTCGTAAGCGGCCAGACCAACCCCATGGCGACGCTCGACGGCAGCCATTACTACGGCACGACGATCAATAA
- a CDS encoding SusC/RagA family TonB-linked outer membrane protein: MRVPTGGAVVSGQTNPMATLDGSHYYGTTINNLGEAFINLNLAKGLSLRSSLSTNVASNTTDRFQASWAISTGLNSGSQALSSTTSIANENVLSYTNTFGGVHNVSAIAGASYQKYNSSSSSMAAVNGSFNNDIIRTLNNAIINPSATTSSKSQWGLISYFSRVNYGFKDKYLLSASIRTDGSSRFGPDNKWGYFPSASVAWRISQEDFMKNVRPVSELKLRASYGTTGNFNIGDFEYLGQIGDVYYSPNNTLTKGQTQTSYGNNSLSWEKTKSYDFGLELGLFRNRVNLVLDYYDKRTSGLLYNVSIPSITGFTSSLSNVGSVSNKGFEIELTTKNLVGEFKWETSFNMARNVNKVEDLGGVQERITTDTYGMGWILRLGQPMFSYYGYKIIGVLQNEEDVKNSPVLAGSLPGNPKFQDVNGDGQITSADKVILGNFQPKAYFGLINNFAYKAFDLSIAMQASVGAKMYNFENEYYQGALLGAMRRSLVETQWWSEAEPGNGMVPASSLSKLTYQSSSDAYIEDASFLAVRNINLGYTVPAGISQKLHLSGLRVYASLANPFMFTKKGFHGYNPEGYTGGEIAGTGSKPGYNNGAAPINRVYTLGLNFNF, translated from the coding sequence ATGCGCGTTCCTACTGGGGGGGCGGTCGTAAGCGGCCAGACCAACCCCATGGCGACGCTCGACGGCAGCCATTACTACGGCACGACGATCAATAACCTGGGCGAAGCGTTCATTAACCTGAACCTCGCCAAAGGGCTTTCCCTCCGTTCGTCACTGAGTACAAACGTTGCGTCCAATACCACCGATCGTTTCCAGGCTTCCTGGGCGATCAGCACCGGTTTGAATTCGGGTTCCCAGGCGCTGAGCTCCACCACCAGCATCGCGAACGAGAACGTTTTGAGCTACACCAACACTTTCGGAGGCGTACACAATGTGAGCGCGATCGCCGGGGCTTCTTACCAGAAATACAATTCAAGCAGCAGTTCGATGGCGGCAGTGAACGGTTCTTTCAACAATGACATTATCCGCACGCTCAACAACGCGATCATTAACCCCTCGGCCACAACTTCTTCTAAATCGCAATGGGGTTTGATTTCCTATTTCAGCCGGGTGAATTACGGATTTAAGGACAAATACCTGCTTTCCGCCTCGATCCGGACGGACGGGAGTTCGCGGTTCGGGCCGGATAACAAATGGGGGTATTTCCCGTCGGCTTCCGTGGCGTGGCGCATTTCGCAGGAAGATTTCATGAAAAACGTACGGCCGGTAAGCGAGCTCAAACTCCGCGCAAGCTATGGCACCACCGGTAACTTCAACATCGGCGATTTCGAGTACCTGGGACAGATAGGCGACGTCTATTATTCGCCCAACAATACACTGACCAAAGGGCAGACGCAAACCTCCTACGGCAACAACAGCCTGAGTTGGGAGAAAACCAAAAGCTACGATTTTGGATTGGAACTGGGCCTGTTCCGCAACCGGGTGAACCTGGTGCTCGATTACTACGACAAACGCACGAGCGGGCTGCTTTACAACGTATCGATCCCGTCGATCACCGGTTTCACCAGTTCCCTCTCGAACGTCGGCAGCGTGAGCAACAAGGGGTTTGAGATAGAATTGACTACCAAAAACCTGGTAGGCGAGTTCAAATGGGAGACTTCGTTCAATATGGCCCGGAATGTGAACAAGGTGGAGGACCTGGGTGGCGTGCAGGAGCGCATTACTACGGATACCTACGGAATGGGATGGATATTGCGGCTCGGCCAGCCGATGTTCTCTTACTATGGCTACAAGATCATCGGTGTGCTTCAAAACGAGGAAGACGTGAAAAATTCGCCGGTTTTGGCCGGTTCGTTGCCGGGTAATCCTAAATTTCAGGACGTGAACGGCGATGGCCAGATTACCTCGGCCGATAAAGTGATCCTGGGTAATTTTCAGCCCAAGGCCTATTTCGGTCTGATCAACAACTTTGCTTACAAAGCGTTCGACCTGAGCATCGCGATGCAGGCGTCGGTAGGAGCGAAGATGTACAACTTCGAGAATGAATACTACCAGGGCGCATTGCTTGGAGCCATGCGGCGCTCGTTGGTGGAAACCCAATGGTGGTCGGAGGCCGAACCGGGCAACGGGATGGTGCCTGCGAGTTCGCTGAGTAAGCTGACGTACCAGTCGTCGTCGGATGCGTACATCGAAGACGCCTCTTTCCTGGCCGTCCGGAACATCAACCTCGGCTATACTGTGCCTGCGGGCATTTCCCAAAAGCTGCATCTGTCGGGTCTGCGCGTGTACGCTTCGCTCGCGAATCCGTTCATGTTTACCAAAAAGGGCTTCCACGGTTATAATCCCGAGGGATACACGGGTGGCGAAATCGCGGGAACGGGTAGCAAGCCAGGCTATAACAATGGCGCAGCGCCGATTAACCGCGTGTACACATTGGGTCTCAATTTCAATTTCTAA